The genomic segment TCAGTCATGGCCAGTTTGAACGCTCATACTTATTGTTTGAACGCTATATTGCTTTTatgtaaagtatttattttagtaaaatacaatgtgtttacatttaagaaagttgaccctggagcacaaaaccagtcacaagggtccattttttttaattgagattcatacattatctgaaaactgaataaataagcttcaaatgagctttattgatgtatggtttgttaggatcggttaatatttggccgagatgaaactattaaaaaaaaaaaatctggaatctgaggatgcaaaaaaatctaaatattgagaaaatcccttttaaaaatgttcaaattaattcttagcaatgtatattactaatcaaaaattacgttttgatatatttatggtagggaatttactaaatatctttgtagaacaataactttatttaatatcctaattatttttggcataagagaaaaatcaataattttgacccatacaatatattgttggctattgctacaaatacactggtgctacttatgactgcttttgtgctccagggtaatttacattattttaattgaaccttattttgatatttgatcaaatatcataaaaaagaaagaataacgTAATAACATAATAGTAAAAGAAAGTtaagaaaattgtaataaaatagtaGTGCAAACTTTAGGAAAAATGCTCTGGCTGGTCTCAGGCTTGACCTCAATTTGATGATTTACATTATTGTAATTAAACCATCTTTTGACATCTGATCAAATATCATGAAAAAAGGCAAGGATAGCATAATAGGAAAGTCCCACATGTAAAAGTAATATGAAGTTTTCTGTTTCTGCATCAAGTAATTAATGTTTAGAACCGTCAGATGCTGTATTAAAGCAGGTGTTTTTGAACTGCATGTGTTTTGTGGCAGAGTTCAAAACCCCGACTCGTCCAGCGAGAGGCCAGTTCAGGAGACTGATACCTGACGACTCACCCAGCAATGATCCGGATTTTCATCAAGATATTATATGGGATACGACATCTCCATCACCCATTCGACATGGTATGCATGTCTATTAGACTTGTGCATTTCTTCTTTAAATGTGCAGTATCTAAGTATGACAGATGCGTTTTTCTTTTCAGGTCGTGGACAGAGGAGAGCTGCACATGTCAGGGCAGTGGATATATCGGACATTGCCAATCGGATCGCACCAAAGGTTTGCTCGAGGAACATACTCTACCACTATGCTAGTGTCTACAGTTCAAAATGAGTTGAGTGTTGATGTCAAATGCTGTATTGTGTTTATAGAATGGAAGACTAGAAGAAGCAGATTCGTCTTTAATGCAGTGGATTGGGGACAGTGCCATTCCCTGCACACCAGAAGTACAGCAGCCCAAAGTCAAGCCCATGGCAACAAAGTAAAGGAATCTTTAGACACCTCTCGATTCGATCAGATTCCAATTctactttttgaaaaataataataataaatatttcatttatgcTTTGTGTTATTTCATTACTCAATCTGAGAGtgccaaaataaaatcaaaatactgagaaaatcgcctttgaagttgtccaaatgtattctcagcaatgtatattactgatcaaaacttaagttttgatatttatggcagtaaatgtacataatatcttcatggaacatgctctttacttaatatcctaatgatttttggcataaaacaaaaaaatcgatAATTCtgacccatgcaatgtttttttggctatcaCTAAAAATATTCCCTTTAGCGACATAAGACGTTTAATTATAAGCACCTACAGTATATAAACAGAAATTAGTAAATGAATGAAACCATATAAATGTCTATCATCATGTGTATGCATTTAGTCTCTGTTCTTCTCTGTCTGTTGCAGACAGAGCACTGTGGAAGATCTAATGCGGCTGGCGAAGCAGTTTGACTTCAACATGAGGCAAGATGAAGCTCAAGAACAGAACTCGGATGCACCAGGTTCAAAACAATCTGAGGAACAAGATCTGCCACATGATGACCGAttcacagcagcccacagcagcTCTGCTCTAAAACCCACTGACGAGAAGCCTGCTGAAGAAAGGGGACTTCATCAGGAGATGGACGATGATCTTGATTTCCTTTTTGATGGGCCGACTCAGCGGCTCAGCGGGCGTCTCAGTCAGGCGTCAGTTTGTCGTACTCGGGATGTTCCTGAGAGAAATCTCAGCCGTGTGAAACCCCCTGATTCACAAAAACGTTCTACGGTTACAACGTCAGAAAACCATGGCAGTAAACAAGTGAATAAGGCTGATGATTTTGATGACGACTGGAGCAGTGACGGTTTACTCGATGACTCGTTGCTTTTGGAGATGACGCAAAACCCAGATCTGTTTTCTGCACCGAAGTACAGTTCAACACAAAGACAAAATCATGAGAATCAAAATGCTTTCAGTACAATGACAAACCAAAAACAAGCAGCTAAAACTGATGTTAAATGTGGCAAATTTCAAGGGCAACAGACAAAAAGTGAGCAAAGTTTTCAGCTGGACTCTCGAATACAGGCCAAGCCAAGAATTGGAAATCAAATGGAAAATAATTGCACAAATCAGGTTTTTCCCACGAGTAAAGCGTTGTCAGTTCCTCCAAGTTGCTGCAGTGGCAAACAGAATCAGCACAAGACACAAGCAGCACATCTTCAGGTTATTCAAAATACATCCGAGCTCAATGCGGTTTCCTCAACGTATCATTTCCACCCAAACACCGAAGGGACGCTGCCGCCCACCGGCCTCAGTACTATAAAACCTCCTCATTCAAATCCTCCCAGCATGCACCAGCAGCCAAACTCTGGAGGCGTTAAACAACAAGGAGAAAATGCAGATACAGATGGCTTTAGTGATGTTTTAGATGAAGACCTGGACTCTTTTTTTGCGTCTGATGACATCTGGGATGACGGAGTGGAGGACGATGATCTGTTTTGTGAGGCGTGTGATAATCTTGAGGAGTTATCTGGCAGCACCACAAACAACCAGCAAAACACCGCAAAAGCATTACAAAACACAGCTGAAGCAGCCAGTCAGCAAACAGTGTTCGCTCATCCTTATCCACCCAAAATACCGTCTGCTAATGTTTCCACGTCCAGTGCAAACACATCAGTGTCTCTGTATGGTCAGAAAGCTCACGCGGTGAACTCCGGGCCTGCAGGACTCGGCTCTAATGTGTCATGTGATGCAACGAGACCATCTGGCCCCTCAAGTAATGGAGCGTATAAATTCAAACAGGTGAGAAGCTCGTCTGTGGTGGGACGGAGCACCTGTGCTGTCCCCCCAACACAGCAGGGTCACGAGAGGGGCGTGCTGGCCGTCCTCCAATCAGATGTGAGAACAGCAGACAGTCATCAGTTCAAAAAGCCGTACAGTGACTCGTTCAGGTCCACTGCTAAAGGTACAGTAAATGTCACATGCTCTTGCTTTATTACTGTGGTGCATTTGAACGGTACATAACTTTAATTGAACACAGGCTAAATAATCATAGTGAACATCATATAATATACACTtccattgaaaagtttggggtctttttatgttttgtaaagaCATCCGctttgatcaaaaacagtaattttgcagaatattattacaatttgtaaTAACTGTCTATTTTAGTCGAGTTttcggcatcattactccagtcttcagtgtcacgtgatccttcagaaatcattctgatttgatgttcaaaaatagaaatataattttttctaaaatataaaaataaaaaaactgtgtttttgtgtAGATGTGTGTAACTCTGGAGCCGTGAGGTGCAGTGATGCTGAGATCGAGAGGAAGAAGCAGCAGGCTGTGGAGAGGCGGAGACTCCGGATGCTGGCCAATCAGAACCTCAGACATCCTTTCTGATTCACTGTTGCTTTGGAGATGCAGAACAAAAACAGGTATAGGTGTATATAAACAATTACAGTGTGTCTACACCACAACAGTCACTATTCCCATTATAATCTTTGGGTTTATGGATTATAATTGGAGAGATCTAGTTTTTCGCATCATGCCGCTTGTTTGTGGACCAAAGCTCTTTAGGAACAATGTAAGGTAATTCGTATCTGTACAACATTTGACTgctcaaaaaaacaaatgttaatccGAGGTCACATGATTAGTATTATGCCTGTTTGGCCATCAGAGAGCAGATCCTAGATCAACACTTCTCACCAGGTCCTCATTTgtcaatacaaaaaaaacttttttccgcCTCTCATGCAGATTTTAtgtaaattgtataataaatattttccttcagtttgtttaaaaagtttaatgttCACATTGCTTAAAGTAAATCACTCTCGTTCATTTTATTCTCTTCATTTATGATGATGTAGAAGACATTTTACAAGCTGTGGTTGgttggttttattgtttttgtccttttATGAGTCTAAAAGAAGAAGCCCAGAATATTAAAGTGACCTAAAGTGTgtcatgtatatatgtatttattgagATGGAATTGTCATTGTAATTAAGGCAATAataaatgactaataaaaatACTCTGCATTTTTCATCTAACGGAATTCAATCTAAGTTTCAAGAATAAAATCAAGCTGCAGACTATGACCATACTTAATCTTATAATGCGTTTCGTTTCAGGTTCCCACAGTCATGGTGCGTTTATTGATGCgttttcagaaaattatttgtAGAAGTTATAAAAAGTGGAAAAGTTACGGATGCAGTTAACATACATTTGTATTGAACTTTTTGCTGGTTCTACTTCCATTAAACGTCCTTATTGTTATTTGTGACCTTGTAATACAAAACATGTCATAAAggacaaattttttttaacataagcttttttttttttgttaggatcggacaatatttggccgagatacaactatttgaaaatctggaatctgagggatt from the Carassius carassius chromosome 7, fCarCar2.1, whole genome shotgun sequence genome contains:
- the etaa1a gene encoding ewing's tumor-associated antigen 1 — encoded protein: MEGRGSQEQHERSEVAKLTQMKSKVNRLRRSPRAATLNPAQIRDTEFKTPTRPARGQFRRLIPDDSPSNDPDFHQDIIWDTTSPSPIRHGRGQRRAAHVRAVDISDIANRIAPKNGRLEEADSSLMQWIGDSAIPCTPEVQQPKVKPMATKQSTVEDLMRLAKQFDFNMRQDEAQEQNSDAPGSKQSEEQDLPHDDRFTAAHSSSALKPTDEKPAEERGLHQEMDDDLDFLFDGPTQRLSGRLSQASVCRTRDVPERNLSRVKPPDSQKRSTVTTSENHGSKQVNKADDFDDDWSSDGLLDDSLLLEMTQNPDLFSAPKYSSTQRQNHENQNAFSTMTNQKQAAKTDVKCGKFQGQQTKSEQSFQLDSRIQAKPRIGNQMENNCTNQVFPTSKALSVPPSCCSGKQNQHKTQAAHLQVIQNTSELNAVSSTYHFHPNTEGTLPPTGLSTIKPPHSNPPSMHQQPNSGGVKQQGENADTDGFSDVLDEDLDSFFASDDIWDDGVEDDDLFCEACDNLEELSGSTTNNQQNTAKALQNTAEAASQQTVFAHPYPPKIPSANVSTSSANTSVSLYGQKAHAVNSGPAGLGSNVSCDATRPSGPSSNGAYKFKQVRSSSVVGRSTCAVPPTQQGHERGVLAVLQSDVRTADSHQFKKPYSDSFRSTAKDVCNSGAVRCSDAEIERKKQQAVERRRLRMLANQNLRHPF